In Apis mellifera strain DH4 linkage group LG3, Amel_HAv3.1, whole genome shotgun sequence, one DNA window encodes the following:
- the LOC413288 gene encoding polycomb protein Pcl isoform X2, with translation MDNTSAWSSVKELTKLSMPDSDVMCVLCKKSQPKTDNDIIVCDKCGRGYHQLCHQPQILKEETAAEAHWMCKRCIDSQPRTREVIEPKTSMVKASIRKVCSGRDQPQPPPDDMTKLPYDPNMLNWDVHHRVNAEQIYCYCGLNGEWYTQMLQCARCKQWFHEKCVSCLTYPLYSGDRFYVFVCSMCNYGKEFVRRLELKWVDLVHLMLYNLTVYNAKKYYDLDTVIVPYANDNWNTLQLPPRIRDVSAQIRRESILGILTNNRNRFKCGREIKKRTTIWGLRVRLPPPCPIVNLPATGVIDDSVLRRCWGANKRLQYLPPPTGPISLPESTKQLTALKQSTAENLEIPVNPSDVVMRGTIYQNSEAEQSSCPSPSPPSQSTQSLRERYSGGGFVKKSFPFPKLSLQRRRRLMALGSSRERMLRKHKKREKGDAALSKAQGVREARYRKARKLLKNAIAKSKSRNSETSDLPPTPPTSVSGPPTPPATTSGISELSVPSSVELMYPLPPSTPADTSGDETSSRGTLDSFIPPPKDFEGKNNPFRNLSDLLGTPGNLNQTNSSTPSPYNQCPITLPLPLTPVISQPPVVRPAKRQLSEKDIIIDRNGQVKRRRQHRRGRPSQQQIQQQYQHTASKTATILPARNNEVKSEFARNLRSSFNGASSSASSQIGNCVDYALNGRRLRQRQSNDKLPPPDPQPQKKGSVPSSPKCSPVKQSAPDISLDDLKSSVNIYFGAANRIAAGEKFVIRAKRIGPNGQTQYLIEWEGLNT, from the exons cctcagatattaaaagaagaaactgcAGCTGAGGCACATTGGATGTGTAAAAGATGTATAGATAGTCAACCAAGGACACGTGAAGTTATAGAACCAAAAACTTCTATGGTAAAGGCAAGTATCAGAAAAGTTTGCAGTGGTAGGGACCAACCTCAGCCACCACCAGATGATATGACAAAGTTGCCGTATGAT ccTAATATGTTAAATTGGGATGTACATCATAGAGTAAATGCAGaacaaatttattgttattgtggACTCAATGGTGAATGGTATACACAAATGTTGCAATGTGCTCGTTGCAAGCAATGGTTTCATGAAAAATGTGTTAGTTGCCTAACTTATCCTTTATACAGTGGAGATAG ATTTTATGTATTTGTTTGTTCAATGTGCAATTATGGCAAAGAATTCGTACGGCGACTGGAATTGAAATGGGTAGATCTGGTGCACCTGATGTTGTACAATTTGACTGTTTACAATGCTAAAAAGTATTATGATTTGGACACTGTTATTGTACCTTATGCCAATGATAATTGGAATACTTTACAGCTTCCACCTCGG ATCAGGGATGTCAGTGCTCAAATACGCAGAGAATCTATACTAGGAATATTGACAAATAATAGAAACAGGTTTAAATGCggcagagaaataaaaaaacgtaCTACGATATGGGGTCTTAGAGTTAGATTACCACCACCATGTCCAATTGTTAATCTTCCAGCAACTGGTGTAATAGATGATTCAGTGTTACGTAGATGCTGGGGTGCTAATAAAAGACTGCAATATCTTCCTCCACCTACAGG ACCGATATCTTTACCAGAAAGTACAAAACAATTAACTGCATTGAAACAAAGCACAgcagaaaatttagaaattccaGTGAATCCATCGGATGTAGTGATGCGTGGAACAATTTATCAAAACTCGGAAGCAGAACAAAGTTCGTGTCCAAGTCCAAGTCCACCGAGTCAATCTACACAATCTTTACGAGAAAG GTATAGTGGAGGTGGCTTTGTAAAGAAATCATTCCCATTTCCTAAACTCAGTTTACAAAGAAGAAGACGTTTAATGGCGTTAGGAAGTTCTCGTGAAAGAATGTTACGTAAAcataagaaaagagaaaaaggtgATGCTGCCTTGAGTAAGGCTCAAGGTGTTCGAGAAGCTAGATATAGAAAAGCAAGGAAACTGCTAAAAAACGCTATAGCTAAG AGCAAATCTCGAAACTCGGAAACATCTGATCTACCACCCACGCCTCCAACTTCAGTTTCTGGTCCACCTACACCCCCTGCTACAACCTCGGGTATATCTGAATTATCTGTGCCTAGTTCCGTGGAATTGATGTATCCTTTACCACCATCGACGCCTGCGGATACAAGTGGGGATGAAACTAGTTCAAGAGGGACTTTGGACTCCTTTATTCCACCACCCAAGGACTTTGAAGGCAAGAATAATCCTTTTAGAAATCTCAGTGATTTATTGGGTACACCTGGTAATCTCAATCAAACAAATTCAAGTACCCCGTCACCGTACAATCAATGTCCAATCACATTACCTCTACCGCTTACACCTGTTATATCTCAACCGCCGGTAGTACGGCCAGCCAAAAGACAATTATCGGAAAAAGACATTATTATAGACAGAAATGGGCAAGTAAAACGTAGACGTCAACATCGGAGGGGGCGTCCGTCGCAACAACAAATACAACAACAATATCAGCATACTGCCAGTAAGACGGCAACCATCTTACCGGCGCGTAATAACGAAGTTAAAAGTGAGTTTGCAAGGAATTTAAGAAGTTCGTTTAACGGTGCCTCAAGCAGTGCTAGTAGTCAAATTGGAAATTGTGTTGATTATGCCTTAAATGGAAGGAGACTTAGACAACGTCAAAGCAATGACAAATTACCACCCCCGGATCCGCAACCGCAAAAGAAAGGTAGTGTACCTTCATCTCCAAAGTGTTCACCCGTTAAACAAAGTGCGCCCGACATATCTCTGGATGATCTTAAGTCATCGGTGAACATATATTTTGGAGCAGCTAATAGAATCGCTGCTGGTGAAAAGTTCGTCATCAGAGCAAAAAGGATAGGACCAAACGGTCAGACTCAATACCTAATCGAGTGGGAGGGACTTAACacttaa